A stretch of the Vigna radiata var. radiata cultivar VC1973A chromosome 7, Vradiata_ver6, whole genome shotgun sequence genome encodes the following:
- the LOC106769423 gene encoding cysteine-rich receptor-like protein kinase 25 isoform X1, giving the protein MAMASYLLYLFFSFLTLASSDTNYINDRPISTEDPTETASPRAATKLSRTLTDYLRLSCSSDTISGTVFKSNLNTLLWKLSNATTDNGFNKTTVPGENPSDSVFGLFMCSGDVPSQLCRQCVQKAAQQLTLDCSSSSQALIWYDDCMLRYSNYSFFSTFDTKPSFALRSTVNISNEESFTLLLFRTMNKTADQAAHSLLPISGKKFATKQANVSGFQRLYCLAQCTPDLLPNDCRSCLDAAIGELPRCCGGRQGGRVLYPSCFVRYELYPFYRSLLPSLSVPIPASNFSDADSQYSKNPTYLHHNCSADSTADSAFKEDLKTLFSYLSSKTTNSYYKDSVDENVDGFFMCRGDLPSQLCQQCVLNATSYISSRCNSSKEAIIWFSHCMLRYSNNSFFSRVEKIPMFQVLNVTTSSSPIPGQDFFTYSLSTALASLADEAGDTAEKYITKSLALNDVQTLYTLGQCTQDLSSRDCERCLADLNGRIPWSNLGSVGGRVLYPSCNIRFELFQFYMADADAAEPPSSINHTSPFPLHERKKDQSRTVIFVIVPTIISLTLLSLVYYLINYYLTKRNRRKNVKTILREQFGHESVALEPFQFKLSVIEAATNNFSQENKIGRGGFGEVYKGVLDGRQIAVKRLSIRSRQGENEFKNEVLSIVKLQHRNLVGFVGFCLEERDKILIYEYVPNKSLDSFLFGMTLEYLNLFLFNSIYKLPKHISHLPFSIKIADSQRSKLLGWYERYNIIVGIARGILYLHEQSRLKVIHRDLKPSNILLDENMIPKISDFGLARIIEINQDQKSTHNVAGTYGYMSPEYLILGRFSEKSDVFSFGVMVLEIITGKKNSSSYDSNRITYDLLSYVWRQWNDHVTLDILDPSMKENFSEIEVNRCIQIGLLCVQPNPNTRPTMTEIISYISSYLIELPSPREPAFGRLDRPGVLQESSSSQSTNGSTLNEISMSEFLPR; this is encoded by the exons ATGGCCATGGCTTCCTATCTATTATATCTCTTCTTTAGCTTCCTCACTTTGGCAAGTAGTGACACAAATTATATAAACGACCGACCAATATCTACAGAAGATCCAACAGAGACTGCATCACCAAGAGCAGCAACAAAATTATCACGAACCCTCACTGACTATCTACGCCTAAGTTGCTCCAGCGACACAATTTCTGGCACTGTCTTCAAATCCAACCTTAACACGCTCCTATGGAAGTTATCTAACGCCACCACCGACAACGGCTTCAACAAAACCACAGTCCCCGGAGAAAACCCCTCAGACTCAGTCTTTGGCTTGTTCATGTGCAGCGGTGACGTTCCCTCTCAGCTTTGTCGACAATGCGTCCAAAAAGCAGCCCAACAGTTAACGCTAGACTGCTCTTCCTCCTCACAAGCTCTCATTTGGTACGATGACTGCATGCTTCGTTATTCCAACTACTCATTCTTCTCCACCTTCGACACAAAACCTAGCTTTGCCCTAAGAAGCACTGTCAACATCTCTAACGAGGAAAGCTTCACGCTTTTATTATTTCGGACCATGAACAAGACTGCAGATCAAGCAGCCCATTCGCTTCTTCCTATCAGTGGCAAGAAGTTTGCCACAAAGCAAGCAAACGTGTCTGGATTTCAGAGGCTTTATTGTCTGGCGCAGTGCACTCCCGACTTGTTACCCAATGATTGCAGAAGCTGTCTGGATGCAGCCATAGGGGAACTTCCGCGGTGCTGCGGAGGGCGACAAGGAGGGAGAGTTTTATATCCCAGTTGTTTTGTTAGGTATGAATTGTACCCTTTTTATCGCTCCCTTCTTCCCTCGCTGTCGGTTCCTATTCCTGCATCAAATTTTTCAGACGCAGACTCGCAATATTCCAAAAATCCAACTTATCTTCACCACAATTGCTCAGCTGATTCAACTGCTGACAGCGCTTTCAAGGAGGATCTCAAGACCCTTTTCTCTTATTTGTCTTCCAAAACTACTAACTCATACTACAAGGACAGTGTCGACGAGAATGTGGACGGCTTCTTCATGTGCCGTGGTGACCTTCCCTCTCAACTTTGTCAACAATGCGTCCTAAACGCAACCAGTTATATATCTTCACGCTGCAATTCTTCTAAAGAGGCTATAATTTGGTTCAGCCACTGCATGCTGCGCTATTCtaacaactcttttttctcCCGCGTGGAAAAAATTCCAATGTTTCAAGTGTTGAATGTTACCACTAGCTCTAGCCCCATCCCTGGCCAAGACTTCTTCACTTACTCATTATCAACTGCTTTAGCTAGTCTGGCAGATGAAGCAGGAGATACTGCAGagaaatatataactaaatcaTTAGCATTAAATGATGTACAGACCCTTTACACTCTTGGTCAGTGTACGCAGGATTTGTCCAGTCGCGACTGTGAGCGCTGTCTAGCAGATCTAAATGGAAGAATTCCGTGGTCAAACTTGGGAAGCGTTGGGGGAAGAGTTCTATATCCAAGCTGCAACATCAGGTTTGAATTATTCCAATTTTACATGGCTGATGCTGACGCAGCTGAACCGCCTAGTTCGATTAACCATACTTCTCCATTTCCTCTTCATG aaaggaaaaaagacCAATCTCGTACCGTGATTTTTGTTATTGTACCGACGATTATTTCACTGACACTACTCTCTTTAGTCTACTATTTGATAAACTACTATTTGACGAAgagaaacagaagaaaaaatgtTAAGACAATTCTTAGAGAACAAT TTGGTCATGAAAGTGTAGCTTTAGAGCCCTTCCAATTCAAGTTATCTGTAATTGAGGCCGCGACCAACAACTTTTCACAGGAAAATAAAATAGGTAGAGGTGGATTTGGAGAAGTTTACAAA GGTGTTCTTGATGGAAGACAAATAGCGGTGAAACGACTTTCAATAAGATCTAGACAAGGAGAAAATGAGTTCAAGAATGAAGTTTTATCGATAGTTAAACTTCAACATAGAAATCTTGTGGGATTCGTTGGCTTTTGTCTTGAAGAACGAgataaaatactaatttatgaATATGTCCCAAACAAGAGTCTTGATTCCTTTTTATTTGGTATGACACTTGAAtaccttaatttatttttatttaactccATTTATAAACTCCCAAAACATATTTCACACTTacctttttcaattaaaattgcAGATTCTCAAAGATCAAAGTTGTTAGGTTGGTATGAACGATACAATATTATAGTGGGCATTGCTCGTGGAATTCTTTACTTACATGAACAATCTAGACTCAAAGTTATACATCGAGATCTTAAACCTAGTAacattttattagatgaaaataTGATTCCAAAAATTTCAGATTTTGGTTTGGCTagaattatagaaataaatcaAGATCAAAAGAGTACACACAACGTTGCTGGAACATA TGGTTATATGTCTCCAGAATATTTAATTCTTGGACGATTTTCTGAGAAGtcagatgtttttagttttggtGTTATGGTGCTGGAGATTATTACCGGAAAAAAGAATTCAAGTTCGTATGATTCCAATCGGATTACTTATGATCTCTTAAGTTAT GTTTGGAGACAATGGAATGATCATGTCACACTTGATATACTAGATCCAAgtatgaaagaaaatttttccGAAATTGAAGTGAATAGATGTATTCAAATTGGTTTACTATGTGTCCAACCAAATCCTAATACTAGACCAACAATGACagaaattatttcatatattagcAGTTACTTGATTGAGTTGCCAAGTCCACGAGAACCTGCATTTGGTAGGCTAGATAGACCAGGAGTTTTACAAGAGTCGAGTTCTAGTCAGTCTACAAATGGTTCTACTCTTAATGAAATTTCTATGAGTGAATTTCTTCCtcgataa
- the LOC106769423 gene encoding cysteine-rich receptor-like protein kinase 25 isoform X3 has translation MAMASYLLYLFFSFLTLASSDTNYINDRPISTEDPTETASPRAATKLSRTLTDYLRLSCSSDTISGTVFKSNLNTLLWKLSNATTDNGFNKTTVPGENPSDSVFGLFMCSGDVPSQLCRQCVQKAAQQLTLDCSSSSQALIWYDDCMLRYSNYSFFSTFDTKPSFALRSTVNISNEESFTLLLFRTMNKTADQAAHSLLPISGKKFATKQANVSGFQRLYCLAQCTPDLLPNDCRSCLDAAIGELPRCCGGRQGGRVLYPSCFVRYELYPFYRSLLPSLSVPIPASNFSDADSQYSKNPTYLHHNCSADSTADSAFKEDLKTLFSYLSSKTTNSYYKDSVDENVDGFFMCRGDLPSQLCQQCVLNATSYISSRCNSSKEAIIWFSHCMLRYSNNSFFSRVEKIPMFQVLNVTTSSSPIPGQDFFTYSLSTALASLADEAGDTAEKYITKSLALNDVQTLYTLGQCTQDLSSRDCERCLADLNGRIPWSNLGSVGGRVLYPSCNIRFELFQFYMADADAAEPPSSINHTSPFPLHVGHESVALEPFQFKLSVIEAATNNFSQENKIGRGGFGEVYKGVLDGRQIAVKRLSIRSRQGENEFKNEVLSIVKLQHRNLVGFVGFCLEERDKILIYEYVPNKSLDSFLFGMTLEYLNLFLFNSIYKLPKHISHLPFSIKIADSQRSKLLGWYERYNIIVGIARGILYLHEQSRLKVIHRDLKPSNILLDENMIPKISDFGLARIIEINQDQKSTHNVAGTYGYMSPEYLILGRFSEKSDVFSFGVMVLEIITGKKNSSSYDSNRITYDLLSYVWRQWNDHVTLDILDPSMKENFSEIEVNRCIQIGLLCVQPNPNTRPTMTEIISYISSYLIELPSPREPAFGRLDRPGVLQESSSSQSTNGSTLNEISMSEFLPR, from the exons ATGGCCATGGCTTCCTATCTATTATATCTCTTCTTTAGCTTCCTCACTTTGGCAAGTAGTGACACAAATTATATAAACGACCGACCAATATCTACAGAAGATCCAACAGAGACTGCATCACCAAGAGCAGCAACAAAATTATCACGAACCCTCACTGACTATCTACGCCTAAGTTGCTCCAGCGACACAATTTCTGGCACTGTCTTCAAATCCAACCTTAACACGCTCCTATGGAAGTTATCTAACGCCACCACCGACAACGGCTTCAACAAAACCACAGTCCCCGGAGAAAACCCCTCAGACTCAGTCTTTGGCTTGTTCATGTGCAGCGGTGACGTTCCCTCTCAGCTTTGTCGACAATGCGTCCAAAAAGCAGCCCAACAGTTAACGCTAGACTGCTCTTCCTCCTCACAAGCTCTCATTTGGTACGATGACTGCATGCTTCGTTATTCCAACTACTCATTCTTCTCCACCTTCGACACAAAACCTAGCTTTGCCCTAAGAAGCACTGTCAACATCTCTAACGAGGAAAGCTTCACGCTTTTATTATTTCGGACCATGAACAAGACTGCAGATCAAGCAGCCCATTCGCTTCTTCCTATCAGTGGCAAGAAGTTTGCCACAAAGCAAGCAAACGTGTCTGGATTTCAGAGGCTTTATTGTCTGGCGCAGTGCACTCCCGACTTGTTACCCAATGATTGCAGAAGCTGTCTGGATGCAGCCATAGGGGAACTTCCGCGGTGCTGCGGAGGGCGACAAGGAGGGAGAGTTTTATATCCCAGTTGTTTTGTTAGGTATGAATTGTACCCTTTTTATCGCTCCCTTCTTCCCTCGCTGTCGGTTCCTATTCCTGCATCAAATTTTTCAGACGCAGACTCGCAATATTCCAAAAATCCAACTTATCTTCACCACAATTGCTCAGCTGATTCAACTGCTGACAGCGCTTTCAAGGAGGATCTCAAGACCCTTTTCTCTTATTTGTCTTCCAAAACTACTAACTCATACTACAAGGACAGTGTCGACGAGAATGTGGACGGCTTCTTCATGTGCCGTGGTGACCTTCCCTCTCAACTTTGTCAACAATGCGTCCTAAACGCAACCAGTTATATATCTTCACGCTGCAATTCTTCTAAAGAGGCTATAATTTGGTTCAGCCACTGCATGCTGCGCTATTCtaacaactcttttttctcCCGCGTGGAAAAAATTCCAATGTTTCAAGTGTTGAATGTTACCACTAGCTCTAGCCCCATCCCTGGCCAAGACTTCTTCACTTACTCATTATCAACTGCTTTAGCTAGTCTGGCAGATGAAGCAGGAGATACTGCAGagaaatatataactaaatcaTTAGCATTAAATGATGTACAGACCCTTTACACTCTTGGTCAGTGTACGCAGGATTTGTCCAGTCGCGACTGTGAGCGCTGTCTAGCAGATCTAAATGGAAGAATTCCGTGGTCAAACTTGGGAAGCGTTGGGGGAAGAGTTCTATATCCAAGCTGCAACATCAGGTTTGAATTATTCCAATTTTACATGGCTGATGCTGACGCAGCTGAACCGCCTAGTTCGATTAACCATACTTCTCCATTTCCTCTTCATG TTGGTCATGAAAGTGTAGCTTTAGAGCCCTTCCAATTCAAGTTATCTGTAATTGAGGCCGCGACCAACAACTTTTCACAGGAAAATAAAATAGGTAGAGGTGGATTTGGAGAAGTTTACAAA GGTGTTCTTGATGGAAGACAAATAGCGGTGAAACGACTTTCAATAAGATCTAGACAAGGAGAAAATGAGTTCAAGAATGAAGTTTTATCGATAGTTAAACTTCAACATAGAAATCTTGTGGGATTCGTTGGCTTTTGTCTTGAAGAACGAgataaaatactaatttatgaATATGTCCCAAACAAGAGTCTTGATTCCTTTTTATTTGGTATGACACTTGAAtaccttaatttatttttatttaactccATTTATAAACTCCCAAAACATATTTCACACTTacctttttcaattaaaattgcAGATTCTCAAAGATCAAAGTTGTTAGGTTGGTATGAACGATACAATATTATAGTGGGCATTGCTCGTGGAATTCTTTACTTACATGAACAATCTAGACTCAAAGTTATACATCGAGATCTTAAACCTAGTAacattttattagatgaaaataTGATTCCAAAAATTTCAGATTTTGGTTTGGCTagaattatagaaataaatcaAGATCAAAAGAGTACACACAACGTTGCTGGAACATA TGGTTATATGTCTCCAGAATATTTAATTCTTGGACGATTTTCTGAGAAGtcagatgtttttagttttggtGTTATGGTGCTGGAGATTATTACCGGAAAAAAGAATTCAAGTTCGTATGATTCCAATCGGATTACTTATGATCTCTTAAGTTAT GTTTGGAGACAATGGAATGATCATGTCACACTTGATATACTAGATCCAAgtatgaaagaaaatttttccGAAATTGAAGTGAATAGATGTATTCAAATTGGTTTACTATGTGTCCAACCAAATCCTAATACTAGACCAACAATGACagaaattatttcatatattagcAGTTACTTGATTGAGTTGCCAAGTCCACGAGAACCTGCATTTGGTAGGCTAGATAGACCAGGAGTTTTACAAGAGTCGAGTTCTAGTCAGTCTACAAATGGTTCTACTCTTAATGAAATTTCTATGAGTGAATTTCTTCCtcgataa
- the LOC106769423 gene encoding cysteine-rich receptor-like protein kinase 25 isoform X2, producing MAMASYLLYLFFSFLTLASSDTNYINDRPISTEDPTETASPRAATKLSRTLTDYLRLSCSSDTISGTVFKSNLNTLLWKLSNATTDNGFNKTTVPGENPSDSVFGLFMCSGDVPSQLCRQCVQKAAQQLTLDCSSSSQALIWYDDCMLRYSNYSFFSTFDTKPSFALRSTVNISNEESFTLLLFRTMNKTADQAAHSLLPISGKKFATKQANVSGFQRLYCLAQCTPDLLPNDCRSCLDAAIGELPRCCGGRQGGRVLYPSCFVRYELYPFYRSLLPSLSVPIPASNFSDADSQYSKNPTYLHHNCSADSTADSAFKEDLKTLFSYLSSKTTNSYYKDSVDENVDGFFMCRGDLPSQLCQQCVLNATSYISSRCNSSKEAIIWFSHCMLRYSNNSFFSRVEKIPMFQVLNVTTSSSPIPGQDFFTYSLSTALASLADEAGDTAEKYITKSLALNDVQTLYTLGQCTQDLSSRDCERCLADLNGRIPWSNLGSVGGRVLYPSCNIRFELFQFYMADADAAEPPSSINHTSPFPLHERKKDQSRTVIFVIVPTIISLTLLSLVYYLINYYLTKRNRRKNVKTILREQFGHESVALEPFQFKLSVIEAATNNFSQENKIGRGGFGEVYKGVLDGRQIAVKRLSIRSRQGENEFKNEVLSIVKLQHRNLVGFVGFCLEERDKILIYEYVPNKSLDSFLFDSQRSKLLGWYERYNIIVGIARGILYLHEQSRLKVIHRDLKPSNILLDENMIPKISDFGLARIIEINQDQKSTHNVAGTYGYMSPEYLILGRFSEKSDVFSFGVMVLEIITGKKNSSSYDSNRITYDLLSYVWRQWNDHVTLDILDPSMKENFSEIEVNRCIQIGLLCVQPNPNTRPTMTEIISYISSYLIELPSPREPAFGRLDRPGVLQESSSSQSTNGSTLNEISMSEFLPR from the exons ATGGCCATGGCTTCCTATCTATTATATCTCTTCTTTAGCTTCCTCACTTTGGCAAGTAGTGACACAAATTATATAAACGACCGACCAATATCTACAGAAGATCCAACAGAGACTGCATCACCAAGAGCAGCAACAAAATTATCACGAACCCTCACTGACTATCTACGCCTAAGTTGCTCCAGCGACACAATTTCTGGCACTGTCTTCAAATCCAACCTTAACACGCTCCTATGGAAGTTATCTAACGCCACCACCGACAACGGCTTCAACAAAACCACAGTCCCCGGAGAAAACCCCTCAGACTCAGTCTTTGGCTTGTTCATGTGCAGCGGTGACGTTCCCTCTCAGCTTTGTCGACAATGCGTCCAAAAAGCAGCCCAACAGTTAACGCTAGACTGCTCTTCCTCCTCACAAGCTCTCATTTGGTACGATGACTGCATGCTTCGTTATTCCAACTACTCATTCTTCTCCACCTTCGACACAAAACCTAGCTTTGCCCTAAGAAGCACTGTCAACATCTCTAACGAGGAAAGCTTCACGCTTTTATTATTTCGGACCATGAACAAGACTGCAGATCAAGCAGCCCATTCGCTTCTTCCTATCAGTGGCAAGAAGTTTGCCACAAAGCAAGCAAACGTGTCTGGATTTCAGAGGCTTTATTGTCTGGCGCAGTGCACTCCCGACTTGTTACCCAATGATTGCAGAAGCTGTCTGGATGCAGCCATAGGGGAACTTCCGCGGTGCTGCGGAGGGCGACAAGGAGGGAGAGTTTTATATCCCAGTTGTTTTGTTAGGTATGAATTGTACCCTTTTTATCGCTCCCTTCTTCCCTCGCTGTCGGTTCCTATTCCTGCATCAAATTTTTCAGACGCAGACTCGCAATATTCCAAAAATCCAACTTATCTTCACCACAATTGCTCAGCTGATTCAACTGCTGACAGCGCTTTCAAGGAGGATCTCAAGACCCTTTTCTCTTATTTGTCTTCCAAAACTACTAACTCATACTACAAGGACAGTGTCGACGAGAATGTGGACGGCTTCTTCATGTGCCGTGGTGACCTTCCCTCTCAACTTTGTCAACAATGCGTCCTAAACGCAACCAGTTATATATCTTCACGCTGCAATTCTTCTAAAGAGGCTATAATTTGGTTCAGCCACTGCATGCTGCGCTATTCtaacaactcttttttctcCCGCGTGGAAAAAATTCCAATGTTTCAAGTGTTGAATGTTACCACTAGCTCTAGCCCCATCCCTGGCCAAGACTTCTTCACTTACTCATTATCAACTGCTTTAGCTAGTCTGGCAGATGAAGCAGGAGATACTGCAGagaaatatataactaaatcaTTAGCATTAAATGATGTACAGACCCTTTACACTCTTGGTCAGTGTACGCAGGATTTGTCCAGTCGCGACTGTGAGCGCTGTCTAGCAGATCTAAATGGAAGAATTCCGTGGTCAAACTTGGGAAGCGTTGGGGGAAGAGTTCTATATCCAAGCTGCAACATCAGGTTTGAATTATTCCAATTTTACATGGCTGATGCTGACGCAGCTGAACCGCCTAGTTCGATTAACCATACTTCTCCATTTCCTCTTCATG aaaggaaaaaagacCAATCTCGTACCGTGATTTTTGTTATTGTACCGACGATTATTTCACTGACACTACTCTCTTTAGTCTACTATTTGATAAACTACTATTTGACGAAgagaaacagaagaaaaaatgtTAAGACAATTCTTAGAGAACAAT TTGGTCATGAAAGTGTAGCTTTAGAGCCCTTCCAATTCAAGTTATCTGTAATTGAGGCCGCGACCAACAACTTTTCACAGGAAAATAAAATAGGTAGAGGTGGATTTGGAGAAGTTTACAAA GGTGTTCTTGATGGAAGACAAATAGCGGTGAAACGACTTTCAATAAGATCTAGACAAGGAGAAAATGAGTTCAAGAATGAAGTTTTATCGATAGTTAAACTTCAACATAGAAATCTTGTGGGATTCGTTGGCTTTTGTCTTGAAGAACGAgataaaatactaatttatgaATATGTCCCAAACAAGAGTCTTGATTCCTTTTTATTTG ATTCTCAAAGATCAAAGTTGTTAGGTTGGTATGAACGATACAATATTATAGTGGGCATTGCTCGTGGAATTCTTTACTTACATGAACAATCTAGACTCAAAGTTATACATCGAGATCTTAAACCTAGTAacattttattagatgaaaataTGATTCCAAAAATTTCAGATTTTGGTTTGGCTagaattatagaaataaatcaAGATCAAAAGAGTACACACAACGTTGCTGGAACATA TGGTTATATGTCTCCAGAATATTTAATTCTTGGACGATTTTCTGAGAAGtcagatgtttttagttttggtGTTATGGTGCTGGAGATTATTACCGGAAAAAAGAATTCAAGTTCGTATGATTCCAATCGGATTACTTATGATCTCTTAAGTTAT GTTTGGAGACAATGGAATGATCATGTCACACTTGATATACTAGATCCAAgtatgaaagaaaatttttccGAAATTGAAGTGAATAGATGTATTCAAATTGGTTTACTATGTGTCCAACCAAATCCTAATACTAGACCAACAATGACagaaattatttcatatattagcAGTTACTTGATTGAGTTGCCAAGTCCACGAGAACCTGCATTTGGTAGGCTAGATAGACCAGGAGTTTTACAAGAGTCGAGTTCTAGTCAGTCTACAAATGGTTCTACTCTTAATGAAATTTCTATGAGTGAATTTCTTCCtcgataa